One genomic segment of Styela clava chromosome 3, kaStyClav1.hap1.2, whole genome shotgun sequence includes these proteins:
- the LOC120343265 gene encoding uncharacterized protein LOC120343265 — MPVSTSMNWYTVVNTTEVYVSNVTATDGNTIWKTDQLYRNWLTLVAVTGCGFILNLYIVIAMIIHLSRMKNLSKSLKKKGPKRYRILMEISLLITACMVLFNTPATEKIIVELYVPSLCPVMRRIRGTAGSFVFLFSYLTLWFRQRSIYNDPAMRHLTTKTTRTLSIVVVFLLTLSPLTTFLIYVSAYTFAVVDSGCAIVSSTVNPQAMWIVIGSTSLLMQFMLLWLFVIPLYKHKSNLTQGGNLGNRLKIKSITRRAFITGLACSITDTLSVAMAASSVLRDGVTLPLSMYITLLVNLLMVLLSFPDWKKKMLPCCIHIWITKPPEEESSQGRISSKETEA; from the coding sequence ATGCCCGTATCCACCAGCATGAATTGGTATACTGTGGTTAATACCACCGAAGTTTATGTGAGTAATGTCACTGCAACTGATGGAAATACGATTTGGAAAACGGATCAACTTTATCGAAATTGGTTGACACTTGTAGCTGTGACGGGATGTGGATTCATATTAAATCTTTACATTGTAATAGCGATGATCATACATTTATCGAGGATGAAAAATCTATCGAAAAGTCTTAAAAAGAAAGGACCAAAACGATATCGGATTTTAATGGAAATATCATTGCTTATAACTGCTTGTATGGTGCTGTTCAACACCCCTGCTACTGAAAAAATTATCGTCGAGTTGTATGTTCCAAGCCTGTGTCCCGTTATGAGAAGAATAAGAGGGACAGCAGGCAGTTTTGTGTTCCTGTTTTCGTATCTTACTCTGTGGTTCCGCCAGAGGTCAATTTATAACGATCCAGCAATGAGACATCTTACAACAAAGACGACCCGTACCTTAAGTATAGTTGTTGTTTTTCTCCTGACCCTATCTCCTCTGACAACATTTCTTATTTATGTATCTGCTTATACATTTGCTGTGGTGGATTCTGGATGTGCTATTGTTTCTTCGACTGTAAATCCACAAGCGATGTGGATTGTCATTGGCTCGACTTCCCTTCTGATGCAATTTATGTTGCTTTGGCTTTTTGTTATTCCTTTATACAAGCATAAGTCAAACCTAACACAAGGTGGAAATTTAGGGAATCGTCTAAAAATCAAATCTATTACACGAAGGGCTTTTATTACAGGCTTGGCTTGTTCTATCACCGATACATTATCTGTCGCTATGGCTGCTTCATCTGTTTTACGTGACGGTgttactttaccgttgtcaatgtATATCACTCTTCTGGTAAACCTTTTAATGGTTTTGTTGTCATTCCCGGATTGGAAAAAGAAAATGCTGCCGTGTTGTATCCATATTTGGATCACGAAACCGCCCGAAGAGGAGAGTAGCCAGGGTAGAATTTCCAGCAAAGAGACAGAAGCCTGA